In a single window of the Thermus amyloliquefaciens genome:
- a CDS encoding citrate synthase/methylcitrate synthase, protein MEVARGLEGVLFTESRMCFIDGEAGKLYYYGIPIQELAEKSTFEETTFLLLHGRLPKREELEGFKQDLAKRRALPQHLLDSFRRYPLSAHPMSFLRTAVSELGMLDPTEGDISREALYSKGLDLIAKFATIVAANKRLKEGKEPLLPREDLSHAANFLYMANGVEPSPEQERLMDAALILHAEHGFNASTFTAIAAFSTETDLYSAITAAVASLKGPRHGGANEAVMKMIREIGTPERARDWVREKLAKKERIMGMGHRVYKAFDPRAGVLERLARLVAEKHGHSTEYQILKIVEEEAGKVLNPRGIYPNVDFYSGVVYSDLGFGLEFFTPIFAVARIAGWVGHILEYKELDNRLLRPDAKYVGELDVPYQPLEARA, encoded by the coding sequence ATGGAAGTGGCAAGGGGTTTGGAAGGCGTGCTCTTCACGGAAAGCCGGATGTGCTTCATTGATGGGGAGGCGGGCAAGCTCTACTACTACGGCATCCCCATCCAGGAGCTGGCGGAAAAGAGCACCTTTGAGGAGACCACTTTCCTCCTGCTCCACGGGAGACTTCCCAAACGGGAGGAGCTGGAGGGGTTTAAGCAAGATCTGGCCAAGCGACGCGCCTTGCCCCAGCACCTCCTGGATTCGTTCCGCCGTTATCCCCTCTCGGCCCATCCCATGAGCTTCCTGCGCACGGCGGTTTCCGAGCTGGGGATGCTGGATCCCACCGAGGGGGACATCTCCCGGGAGGCCCTTTACAGTAAGGGGCTAGACCTCATCGCCAAGTTCGCCACCATCGTGGCGGCCAACAAGCGCCTAAAGGAGGGGAAAGAGCCCCTCCTGCCCCGGGAGGACCTCTCCCATGCGGCCAACTTCCTCTACATGGCGAACGGCGTGGAGCCCTCCCCCGAGCAGGAGCGCCTCATGGACGCCGCCCTTATCCTGCACGCCGAGCACGGCTTTAACGCCAGCACCTTCACCGCCATCGCCGCCTTTTCCACGGAAACCGACCTCTACTCGGCCATCACCGCCGCCGTGGCTTCCTTGAAGGGGCCCAGGCACGGGGGGGCCAATGAGGCGGTGATGAAGATGATCCGGGAGATCGGCACCCCTGAACGGGCCCGGGACTGGGTGCGGGAGAAGCTGGCCAAGAAGGAGCGCATCATGGGCATGGGCCACCGGGTCTACAAGGCCTTTGACCCCCGGGCCGGGGTGCTGGAGCGCTTGGCCCGGCTGGTGGCGGAAAAGCACGGCCACTCCACCGAGTACCAGATCCTGAAGATCGTGGAGGAGGAGGCCGGGAAGGTCCTGAACCCCCGGGGCATCTACCCCAACGTGGACTTTTACTCCGGGGTGGTCTACTCCGACCTGGGCTTCGGCCTGGAGTTCTTCACCCCCATCTTCGCCGTGGCCCGCATCGCGGGCTGGGTGGGCCACATCCTGGAGTACAAGGAGCTGGACAACCGCCTCCTGCGCCCCGACGCCAAGTACGTGGGGGAGCTGGACGTGCCCTACCAGCCCCTCGAGGCCCGCGCTTAG
- a CDS encoding metal-sulfur cluster assembly factor, which yields MDERQEALPKGEESRSEGEGPAGVREGLPTKEQVLEALKVVYDPEIPVNIVDLGLVYDVEIHENGVVDLTMTLTAIGCPAQDMVKADAEMAVMRLPGVQGVNVEFVWTPPWTPARMTEEGKRMMRMFGFNV from the coding sequence ATGGACGAGCGCCAGGAAGCCCTGCCAAAAGGAGAGGAAAGCCGGTCCGAGGGGGAGGGGCCTGCTGGGGTGCGGGAGGGCTTGCCCACCAAGGAGCAGGTCCTCGAGGCCCTGAAGGTGGTCTATGACCCCGAGATCCCCGTCAACATCGTGGACCTGGGCCTGGTCTATGACGTGGAGATCCACGAAAACGGCGTGGTGGACCTCACCATGACCCTTACAGCCATCGGTTGCCCGGCCCAGGACATGGTGAAGGCCGATGCGGAAATGGCGGTGATGCGCCTTCCCGGGGTACAGGGGGTGAATGTGGAGTTTGTCTGGACCCCTCCCTGGACCCCTGCTCGGATGACCGAGGAGGGCAAGCGCATGATGCGCATGTTCGGGTTCAACGTGTAG
- a CDS encoding TerC family protein, with product METGVLSVILVLVALEVILSADNALILGVLVQKLPAHLRRKALFYGILGAYVLRGLALLFAAWVIKLWWIQVLGAAYLLYIALKHFLKSEEAHAPPPMEVSASHFWKTVAQVEVMDLAFAVDSVLVAVALSDKLWVIYTGVFLGILALRMLASLVVNLLDRYPRFKHLAYVVVGLAGVKLFIGGWDKLMKEALHRPELAVGLDKEAFSLFILGVLLLGSLWALRKPAPQAS from the coding sequence ATGGAAACCGGCGTGCTTTCGGTGATCCTGGTCCTCGTTGCCCTGGAGGTCATCCTCTCGGCGGACAACGCCCTAATCCTAGGAGTCTTGGTCCAGAAGCTTCCCGCCCACCTGAGGCGGAAAGCCCTTTTCTACGGCATCCTGGGCGCTTATGTGCTGCGGGGTCTCGCCCTCCTCTTCGCCGCCTGGGTGATCAAGCTTTGGTGGATTCAGGTCCTGGGGGCGGCCTACCTCCTCTACATTGCCCTGAAACACTTCCTAAAGTCCGAGGAAGCCCACGCCCCACCCCCCATGGAGGTGAGCGCCAGCCACTTCTGGAAGACCGTGGCCCAGGTGGAGGTCATGGACCTGGCCTTCGCCGTGGACTCGGTGCTGGTGGCCGTGGCCCTTTCGGATAAGCTTTGGGTCATCTACACCGGGGTCTTCTTGGGCATCCTAGCCCTTCGGATGCTGGCCAGCCTGGTGGTGAACCTCCTGGACCGCTACCCCCGGTTCAAGCACCTGGCCTACGTGGTGGTGGGGCTTGCGGGGGTGAAGCTTTTCATCGGAGGCTGGGACAAGCTGATGAAGGAAGCCCTCCATCGCCCCGAGCTGGCCGTGGGCCTAGATAAGGAGGCCTTTAGCCTCTTCATCCTGGGGGTGCTCCTCCTGGGGAGCCTCTGGGCTTTGCGGAAGCCGGCACCCCAAGCCTCTTAA
- a CDS encoding class I SAM-dependent rRNA methyltransferase: protein MLRVLVKPGKERKVRNFYPNLYRDELEEMPSQAGVAEAVAADGGFLAVGYLDPDSRIPFRAYRFDPGPLDRAFFLARFRRALRKREGLGQSYRLVHGEADGLPGLVVDRFGEVLVLQVRTRGMEALREVWLPALLEAVSPKGVYERSDVEARRQEGLPERVGVVWGEVPPVLEVEEDGLTFPIPLALAQKTGFYLDQRENRRLFEGMVRPGERVLDVFSYVGGFALRAARKGAHALAVDKDLEALAVLDQVALRMGLRVDIRQGEALEVLRGLQGSFHHILLDPPTLVKRPEEVSPMKRHLVDLLREALRLLAPEGYLWLSTCSYYLKAEDLLEVARRAAADRGMRLRVHGLTHQPKDHPWSLHVPESLYLKTLILQEDAL, encoded by the coding sequence GTGCTTAGGGTGCTGGTTAAACCGGGCAAGGAGAGAAAGGTCCGCAACTTCTACCCCAACCTCTACCGGGACGAGCTGGAGGAGATGCCCTCCCAAGCTGGGGTTGCCGAGGCGGTGGCTGCCGATGGGGGCTTTTTAGCGGTGGGTTACCTGGATCCCGATTCCCGCATCCCCTTCCGGGCTTACCGCTTTGACCCCGGCCCCTTGGATCGCGCCTTTTTTCTGGCCCGCTTCCGGCGGGCCTTGCGGAAAAGGGAGGGGTTGGGCCAAAGCTACCGCCTGGTGCACGGGGAGGCGGATGGCCTTCCCGGTCTGGTGGTGGACCGCTTCGGGGAGGTTTTGGTGCTCCAGGTCCGCACCCGGGGGATGGAGGCCTTGAGGGAGGTGTGGCTTCCGGCCCTTCTGGAGGCGGTATCCCCCAAGGGGGTCTACGAGCGGAGCGATGTGGAGGCCAGGAGGCAGGAGGGCCTTCCCGAGCGGGTGGGGGTGGTATGGGGGGAGGTGCCCCCCGTCTTGGAGGTGGAGGAGGATGGCCTTACCTTTCCCATCCCCCTGGCCTTGGCCCAGAAGACGGGGTTTTACCTGGACCAGCGGGAGAACCGCCGCCTCTTTGAGGGCATGGTGCGCCCGGGGGAGAGGGTCTTGGACGTCTTCAGCTATGTGGGGGGCTTCGCCCTGAGGGCGGCGCGGAAGGGGGCCCATGCCCTGGCGGTGGACAAGGACCTCGAGGCCCTGGCCGTCCTGGACCAGGTGGCCCTAAGGATGGGCCTGCGGGTGGACATCCGCCAAGGGGAGGCCCTGGAGGTGCTGAGGGGTCTGCAAGGGAGCTTTCACCACATCCTCCTGGACCCGCCCACCCTGGTGAAGCGTCCGGAGGAGGTTTCCCCCATGAAGCGGCACCTGGTGGACCTCCTGCGGGAGGCCTTGCGCCTCCTCGCCCCCGAGGGGTACCTCTGGCTTTCCACCTGCAGCTATTACCTTAAGGCGGAGGACCTTTTGGAGGTGGCGCGAAGGGCGGCCGCCGACCGGGGTATGCGCCTTAGGGTGCACGGCCTCACCCACCAGCCCAAGGACCATCCCTGGAGCCTGCACGTGCCGGAAAGCCTCTACCTGAAGACCCTGATCCTCCAGGAGGATGCCCTTTGA